The Deltaproteobacteria bacterium HGW-Deltaproteobacteria-4 genomic interval CTGGTCTTTTCTTTGCCGGAAATGGCAAAGAAGGTGCCGAAAACAGCAAGAACAACAATAATAAAGAGAGCATCACGTTTTTTTAGACTCATTCAGAACACTCCATTTGGATAATTTGACCTTCACTCTTCCTTGATAAAGACAAGGTAGATCATCAAGGCGACGATCAAAAACCCACCGCCGACAAAGAAGATCATACTATTGCTTTGCAGCCCCTCACTCACTTCTGTCCCCTGCCGCGTCGTATAATCGACCAGCCAGGCCAAACCGGTCATGCCAATAATCGTTGCCAGCAGAACGCGCCATTTGAAGACCAGGCAGCAGATCGCCAATGCGGTCATGGCCCCGAGGAACCAGGGGTTATGGATATATTCGGCAAGTTGCATCTCACCAAGGAACTCGATAATGTAGTCATTGTCGAGTTTCTTGAGCTGCCCCAGAAGGGAATCGACGGATACAGCCATATCTTTTACCCCTTTTTAAAAAGATGATTTATTTTAGCATAGCTCCTGTCCCTGATTGTTTTTTTTTTTTACGATTGCTGTCCTCCTCTCCTCGCGGCCGTAGCGATGCTTGTCTCGGGTGTTCTTCTTGACTTGCATAAAGATGTTCGCTAGGGTACTCACCTCTTTTTCCCTGCCACGTCTGGTGCAGCAGGGGCACAAAAACAGGGGCGATTCACGACCCCGGTTCATTTCTCAGAAGGATGAGTGGTCTTCACGTGGCAGACAGAGCGATTGGCATTTTTGATTCAGGGGTCGGGGGGCTGACCGTTTATCGGGAGATTGCCCGGCAACTGGCCCTCGAAGAATATCTCTACCTCGGCGATACCGGCCGCGTCCCCTACGGAACGAAAAGCCCGAGTACGGTGTTGCGCTATGCACAGGAAGCTGCGACCTTTCTTGTCAGTCATCGCGTCAAGATGATTGTTGTTGCCTGCAATACCGCTTCGGCTGTGGCCGTGGCTGATCTCGAAGAACGTTTTCGTCTGCCGGTCATCGGTGTCATCGAACCGGGGGCGCGCAAAGCGGTCGCCGTCACCAGGAAACGACGGGTCGGCGTCATCGGCACGGAAGGGACGATCAAGAGCGGAGCTTATACGCGGGCGATTCATGCCATCGATCCACAGATCGAAGTCGTCTCCGCCGCCTGCCCGCTCTTTGTCCCTCTGGTTGAAGAGGGCTGGTCCGGACATCCGGTGACCCGTCTCATCGCCGAGGAGTATCTTGCCCCGTTGCTGCGGCACGATATCGACACCCTGGTCCTCGGTTGCACCCACTATCCGCTGCTGAAACCGACCTTGCGCACCCTCCTCGGCGATGACGTGACCCTGGTCGATTCTGCTGCCGAAACGGCCATGAGTGTCCGCGAAGTTCTGCATCGCGATGGTCTGTTACGGCAGTCTCCGCCGGCGCCGCCCCGTTTTTTTGTCACCGACCTCCCGACCCGTTTCGAGCTGGTCGGCGGGAGTTTTCTTGGCGACCTGCTCTCCAATGTACAACAGGTAGAGATCGATTAATCGATCGGATTGGTCGCCATGGCTTCACCTGATTCCTCTGTGCCGAAATGGTCCCGTCGCCCTCCGCAAACTGTCGCAAAGAGTTTGAAGGGGTGGCACCTGGCCCTTGTTGCCTTCTGCGCCTTCGCCCTCGGTTTTGCTGTTTACCGCCTGTGGCTTCAGCCCCCTGTGCCGCCGATTAACATCATGTCGCCGGTCCTCTCTGCTCCGGCAACCGAAGAACCCGGGCGAACAGTCAGTCTCTTTTATCTCCTCGCCGACGGCAGCGGCCTCTCCGGCATTCTTCAGAAGCGACCTGCCTGTCGGGATGAAGCGGTCTGTCTGGAGGATCTCCTCCTCGCTTTGAGTGAGAATCCCGGCGCAGGGCTCTTTCCTGTCCTGCGTTTGCCCGACGGTCCTCCTTCGATCTTTATTGAGGGTGCGACCGCCACCATCAATTTCAGTCGTGAAACCATTCAGCACCTTCCCGGCGGCGTGCAGAGTGAGCGCCTCGTTCTTGCCGCCCTTGTCAATACGCTGGCGGTTAACTATCCCCGGGTGCAGCAACTTTCGATCGAGATCGACGGCGTCCCGGCCGAAACACTGAAAGGGCATGTCGATCTGAACGAGCCCTTTGCCGCCGATTTCTCTTTGGTGCGACGCGCCCTGCCGCCAACTTTACCGGTTAAACCCGGCACCTCTTCGGAGCGGAGTCTATAATCATGAACCATTTTCTCCAGGCCATCCAGGAACGGGTCCTGATTCTTGACGGCGCCATGGGCACTCTGCTGCAAGAGCGGGGTTTGCCTCCCGGCGGCTGTCCCGAAGCGATGAATCTGCACGCTCCCGAGGTCGTAGCCGGCATTCATCGCGAATATGCTGAGGCCGGTGCCGACATCCTTGTCAGCAACACCTTTGGCGGCAGCCGCAGCAAGCTGTCCCACTACGGCCTCGAAGAGCAGGTCGTTGCCATCAATGCCCGGGCCGTGGAGATTGCCCGCAGCGCCGCCCGTCCCGGCACCTTTGTCGCCGCCTCCATCGGCCCGACCGGCCGTTTTCTCGAACCGGTCGGTGATGCCGGTTTTGACGAAATGGTGACGATCTTTGCGGAACAGATTCGGGCCGTCGCCGCGGCCGGTGCCGATGTGATCAGCTTTGAAACCTTTCTTGATATCCGCGAACTGCGCGCTGGCATCATCGCCTGCCACGAAGTCTGCACGTTGCCGGTCATCGCCCAGATGACCTTTGACGACGGCGGTCGCAGTGTCCTCGGCACCCCGCCGCAAGCCGCTGCGGTTACCCTTGACGGCTTGCGTGTCGATATTATCGGCTCCAATTGCGGCCTCGGCGTTGAAGGGATTTACGACATTCTCGGGCGGATGCGTACCGTCACGTCACGTCCCCTCATCTCGCAGGCGAATGCCGGTCTTCCGATCCTGTGCAACGGCGTCACCATCTTCCCCGGAACCCCCGACGAGATGGTCGCCTATCACGAGCGGATGATTGCCCTCGGAGTGCGGATTATCGGCGGCTGCTGCGGCACTACTCCCGCCCACATTCGCGCCATGCGCGCCGCCTTGCCCGGCAAAGAGCAGCGCTGGAGTCCGCCGCCGCGTCGTCTTTTCCTTTCGAGTCGGACCGCGGTCGTCGAGATTGGCGACAATGCCCCCTGTGCCCTCATTGGCGAGCGGATCAATCCGACCGGCAAGAAGGGGTATTCGCAGGAGTTGCGCGAAGGGAAGACCGCATATATCCGCCGGGAAGCACAAGAGCAGTGCGCCGCCGGTGCCTCTCTCCTCGATATCAACTGCGGTACGCCGGGGATCGACGAAGCCGCTGCTCTGGAGCGCGCGGTCTTTGCGGTCAGCGGTGTTGCCGCCGCGCCGCTGGTCCTCGACTCCTCGGAC includes:
- a CDS encoding glutamate racemase, with protein sequence MADRAIGIFDSGVGGLTVYREIARQLALEEYLYLGDTGRVPYGTKSPSTVLRYAQEAATFLVSHRVKMIVVACNTASAVAVADLEERFRLPVIGVIEPGARKAVAVTRKRRVGVIGTEGTIKSGAYTRAIHAIDPQIEVVSAACPLFVPLVEEGWSGHPVTRLIAEEYLAPLLRHDIDTLVLGCTHYPLLKPTLRTLLGDDVTLVDSAAETAMSVREVLHRDGLLRQSPPAPPRFFVTDLPTRFELVGGSFLGDLLSNVQQVEID